From Micromonas commoda chromosome 3, complete sequence, a single genomic window includes:
- the PSAN gene encoding photosystem I subunit N, chloroplast precursor (Also known as PSI N; ChloroP predict 46aa cTP- no result with TargeT): MAAMTVCAPAMLSSKVSTGIKAKATAAKASKAQGAVCFFGDAKKAAAATLAAAVLVAGPAMPAKADLTSDLLARTEANKELNDKKRAATSSANFERSRTVTDGVCKFPQNMLGCEIASSTGDVAFLSADKALECEGTRDGKVCASKAPGSFPPVFGM; the protein is encoded by the exons ATGGCTGCCATGACCGTCTGCGCTCCG GCTATGCTCTCCTCCAAGGTGAGCACCGGCatcaaggccaaggccaccgccgccaaggcctCCAAGGCCCAGGGCGCCGTGTGCTtcttcggcgacgccaagaaggccgccgcggccaccctcgccgcggctgtcctcgtcgccggccccgcgatgcccgccaaggctgaccTCACCTccgacctcctcgcgcgcaccGAGGCCAACAAGGAGCTCAACGATAAgaagcgcgccgccacctcctccgccaacTTCGAGCGCTCCCGCaccgtcaccgacggcgtCTGCAAGTTCCCCCAGAACATGCTCGGCTGCGAgatcgcctcctccaccggcgacgtcgccttcCTCTCCGCCGACAAGGCGCTCGAGTGCGAGGGCACCCGCGACGGCAAGGTGTGCGCGTCCAAGGCTCCCGGCTCTTTCCCCCCCGTCTTTGGCATGTaa
- a CDS encoding predicted protein produces the protein MDAQQLERYANLAPCFFAVIGVVFMAKCKVAWHPILNKTGWKKDGVFACSADSVFLRWASLVSHTFFIIGAVIFGNGILAISNVLGLPLVLGFWCASSSIIQSIMYMAVFKQSPMGTPDIDGPPVPARVVIAAVWIITTANYIVNRATLYRDVDETRLFGLMAVGVFLPAAIGAKHRTKNWRLHYMKDLPARDEAKTY, from the coding sequence ATGGATGCTCAGCAGCTCGAACGCTATGCGAACCTCGCGCCGTGCTTCTTCGCCGTCATTGGCGTGGTGTTCATGGCCAAGTGCAAGGTGGCGTGGCACCCGATTCTGAACAAGACTGGTTGGAAAAAAGATGGCGTGTTCGCGTGCTCCGCTGATTCGGTCTTCCTCCGCTGGGCGAGCCTCGTGTCGCACACGTTCTTCATCATCGGCGCTGTCATCTTCGGCAACGGGATCCTCGCCATCTCCAACGTCCTCGGCCTGCCCCTCGTGCTCGGATTCTGGTGCGCGAGCAGCAGCATCATACAGAGCATCATGTACATGGCGGTGTTCAAGCAGTCGCCGATGGGCACCCCCGACATCGACGGTCCACCcgtgcccgcgcgcgtcgtcatcgccgccgtgtgGATCATCACCACCGCCAACTACATCGTCAACCGTGCGACGCTGTACAGGGACGTGGACGAAACGAGGCTCTTCGGGCTCATGGCGGTGGGCGTCTTCCTCCCAGCAGCCATCGGCGCCAAGCACCGGACCAAGAACTGGCGCCTGCATTACATGAAGGACCtgcccgcccgcgacgaggccaAGACGTACTGA
- a CDS encoding predicted protein has product MAQRVNSCNFEDSFSDIDMEELDSYLTSPPEMLSGDSPTDDARAAARARLAARAAHVEGGLAAAAAAEAAVASVAAGRGGDELRPVLSNLSANVPAKTPAPRAGFKRHHIISPPMKNARVKNDDGLGVNVARAARDLCGDLGEPKESLMRRALEVIGVVEANDIAIQVYRIEGEGGQMTSDGARRRTPGGVFWALLRERVTKEEWADIFAEEKEVQRERCRRRRRAASAAASLAGSPTFREGFGKGGGPVAPASSSLKTPAPIAAAARLAANADAPARATMASKLRDTAAAFATAVAATPAAAPGSWAARARAPPAFSRAQSAPAAVLASAAKKAAKTPAAAAPATPATPFGVVTPENDPNASKGGSWAQRARAAAEAEAAAVEARKIAAYKQRLAKLDAKPLAAEAPAPPVVNVEAPAPPVDAMDADVQDGEDWAAEMETEDAGAIAAGTPAANPWAGMATFASMVRA; this is encoded by the exons ATGGCTCAGAGGGTCAACTCTTGCAACTTTGAGGACAGTTTCAGCGACATCGACATGGAGGAGCTCGATAGCTACCTCACCTCGCCACCG GAGATGTTGAGCGGCGACAGCCCGaccgacgacgctcgcgccgccgcccgagcgcgcctcgccgcccgcgcggcgcacgtcgagggcggcctcgccgccgctgccgccgctgaggctgcggtcgcctccgtcgccgccggccgcggcggcgacgagctccgcccCGTCCTCTCCAACCTCTCCGCCAACGTCCCCGCCAAgaccccggcgccccgcgccgggttcAAGCGCCACCACATCATCTCGCCCCCCATGAAGAACGCCCGCGTGaagaacgacgacggcctcggcgtcaacgtcgcccgcgccgcgcgcgatctgtgcggcgacctcggcgagcccaAGGAGTCCCtcatgcgccgcgcgctcgaggtcatcggcgtcgtcgaggctaACGACATCGCCATCCAGGTGTACCgcatcgagggcgaggggggcCAGATGACCTCCGACGGCGCCAGGCGCAGgacccccggcggcgtcttcTGGGCGCTCCTCAGGGAACGCGTGACCAAGGAGGAGTGGGCCGACATCTTCGCCGAAGAGAAGGAGGTGCAGCGCGAGCGGTGCAGACGcaggcgccgcgcggcgtcggccgcggcgtcgctcgcgggatCCCCCACCTTCCGCGAAGGTTTCGGCAAGGGTGGgggccccgtcgcgcccgcctctTCGTCGTTGAAAACTCCCGCGccaatcgcggcggcggcgaggctcgccgccaacgccgacgcccccgcgcgcgcgacgatggcgagcaAGCTCCGCgataccgccgccgccttcgccaccgccgtcgccgcgacgccggccgccgcgcccgggtcctgggcggctcgcgcgagaGCCCCGCCGGCTTTCTCGCGAGCGCaatccgcgcccgcggcggttctCGCATCCGCCGCTAAGAAAGCCGCGAAGacgccagccgccgccgctcccgccacccccgccacCCCTTTCGGCGTCGTGACCCCCGAGAACGACCCCAACGCGAGCAAGGGCGGGTCATgggcgcagcgcgcgcgcgcagccgcggaggctgaggctgccgccgtcgaggctcgCAAGATTGCCGCGTACAAACAGAGGTTGGCCAAGCTCGACGCCaagccgctcgcggcggaggcgcccgcgccgcccgtcgtgaacgtcgaggcgcccgcgccgcccgtcgacgccatggaTGCCGACGTCCAAGACGGGGAGGATTGggccgcggagatggagacggaggacgcgggcgcgatcgccgcgggcaccccGGCGGCCAACCCGTGGGCGGGGATGGCTACGTTTGCGTCCATGGTTCGCGCGTGA
- a CDS encoding predicted protein has translation MCAPIRASYRRDNVVESVFEYTQLSLDTSLGISLHDITPQVRRAIRESGVTNGTVNVLSRHTTTAVTINEAEGRLMDDIRQYMLKLAPPGDPYLHNDIHLRDGPPDWPGGNDAWRAQEPRNAHSHLLSILIGNTLAVPVVDGELAIGTWQSLMLVELDGPRKRTVGVQVCGTRSGMGDKPKRIDTSESSSNAASKSYQKKASPVSDGYKDPMDALCEDDPSADECKVFD, from the coding sequence atgtGCGCACCCATCCGCGCGTCCTATCGCCGCGACAACGTCGTCGAGTCAGTCTTCGAGTACACGCAGCTGTCGCTCGACACGTCGCTGGGCATCTCTCTCCACGACATCACCCCTCAGGTTCGCCGCGCGATTCGCGAGTCCGGCGTGACAAACGGCACCGTTAACGTGCTCTCCAGGCATACCACCACGGCCGTCACCATCAACGAGGCGGAGGGTCGCCTGATGGACGACATCCGCCAGTACATGCTCAAGCTCGCGCCCCCGGGTGACCCGTACCTCCACAACGACAttcacctccgcgacggtccGCCCGACTGGCCCGGGGGCAacgacgcgtggcgcgcgcagGAGCCCCGGAACGCGCACTCGCATCTGCTCTCGATCCTCATCGGCAACACGCTGGCCGTGCCcgtggtcgacggcgagctcgcgatcGGCACGTGGCAGTCTCTGATGCTCGTGGAGCTCGACGGACCGAGGAAGCGCACCGTCGGCGTGCAGGTGTGCGGGACCCGGTCGGGGATGGGCGACAAGCCGAAGAGGATCGAcacgtcggagtcgtcgtccaacgccgcgagcaagAGCTACCAGAAGAAAgcgtcgccggtgtcggACGGGTACAAGGACCCGATGGACGCGCTGTGCGAAGACGACCcctccgcggacgagtgCAAGGTGTTCGACTGA
- a CDS encoding predicted protein: MAPADTAGLERLVRTVRSDAEQRKRLVCNACFLAALAQLHPEVVAKPKGERRWRREELDALAAATAGRIDDADPVHVIVGVDDLNVNIRYMKGSLVYLRAETNPPLRCMMYSSMPPPPGQEEPSADDSADGPKTPGQDETADLPTGPAKVLDDADASHALVRAVLERLNDDPTIDTAGGGVDADDPEAVATWRAARVRESLTAAHGAHWHVVHDAKPFGAAVVTSGEGRRVLAQRGRYSFLVWRHSSSIKSPLEAIRRRIRADLPALRRGARTTFLVVCAVYALWYRAMCREEEEEGGGGGAGGGTRPNDDRTAVGIIAGAEPRLTTFLCAAGESAAPFAFFALAVMFALGGGGTASAIGARYARAFARRKRKSA; encoded by the coding sequence ATGGCCCCGGCGGACACCGCGGGTCTCGAGCGTTTGGTCCGAACCGTCCGCTCCGACGCGGAGCAGCGCAAGCGCCTCGTCTGCAACGCCtgcttcctcgccgcgctcgcccaaCTCCACCCGGAGGTGGTGGCCAAACCCAAGGGTgagcggcggtggaggcgcgaggagctggacgcgctcgccgccgcgaccgccgggcggatcgacgacgccgatcccgtccacgtcatcgtcggtGTCGACGACCTCAACGTCAACATCCGGTACATGAAGGGGTCGCTGGTGTACCTTCGCGCGGAGACCAACCCGCCGCTGCGATGCATGATGTACTCGTCCATGCCTCCGCCCCCCGGGCAGGAGGagccgagcgccgacgaTAGCGCCGATGGTCCCAAAACCCCCGGGCAGGATGAGACCGCGGATCTTCCCACGGGTCCCGCGAAGGTGTTGGACGATGCCGACGCGTCtcacgcgctcgtccgcgccgtcctcgaacGCCTCAACGACGATCCGACGatcgacacagctggcggcggcgtcgacgcggacgatcccgaagccgtcgcgacgtggcgcgcggcgcgcgtcagAGAatccctcaccgccgcccacggcgcgCACTGGCACGTCGTGCACGACGCCAAgccgttcggcgcggcggtcgtcacATCCGGCGAAGGGCGCAGGGTGCTGGCGCAACGGGGGCGCTACTCGTTTCTCGTCTGGCGACATTCTTCGTCCATCAAGTCGCCGCTCGAAGCGATCCGTCGACGGATACGCGCGGATCTTCCCGCGctgaggcgcggcgcgaggacgacgttcCTCGTCGTGTGCGCCGTCTACGCGTTGTGGTACCGGGCGATGtgtcgcgaggaggaggaggagggaggcgggggaggcgcgggggggggtACGCGTCCGAATGACGATCGCACAGCTGTCGGgatcatcgcgggcgcggagccgaggctgacgacgttcctgtgcgccgccggggagagtgccgcgccgttcgcgttcttcgcgctcgcggtgatgTTCGCGTtggggggcgggggcacggcgagcgcgatcggGGCGCGGTACGCGAGGGCGTTTGCGCGGCGAAAGCGAAAGTCGGCGTAG
- a CDS encoding amino Acid/Auxin permease (amino acid): MSSPPWSPTREPHGRYEELAQVDEYGTMRPTPQNDDVSDQASDDALVHHDDSSGWAQTPAWNICLNAAMYCAVPLSMPATLAAGGWFWGTVFFAYATFATYWTGLVIGRVYLEHPRLATYPAMASEAFHNLALERTNGDARVARNWRTWSRRAVKITQFATFYLDTVTQMIYVAQYFAQLDLGWFGTGAGRDEGDEIQSDSPAGRPRLCQWAWVLVVWAVSVPVMQIPTFHASRWVIVPAVAVLAVSVALFLYEVAVVVKPWSCEPGPSFGGVTLPSAMVSLGNMAYAYGGHGVFPESLREMREPHRWPSVMRWMYAGLVPAYVVCAVVGYAGYGRFAQANINLNFPKNWVNGVSITLQLLQCYYLIFYTNVVLVLMVETRWGIDPTKTWRPRTSLPVIGSTSPAVARMLFRTAFLGTQVALAEWR; this comes from the exons AtgtcttcgccgccgtggtcgcCCACGCGCGAGCCCCACGGCCGctacgaggagctcgcccaGGTGGACGAGTACGGCACGATGCGCCCGACTCCGCAAAACGACGACGTCTCGGACCAGgcctccgacgacgccctcgtgcACCACGACGACTCGTCGGGGTGGGCGCAGACCCCGGCGTGGAACATCTGCCTCAACGCCGCAATGTACTGCGCGGTGCCGCTCTCGATGCCCGCGACGTTagccgcgggcgggtggtTTTGGGGCACCGTCTTCTTCGCCTACGCCACGTTCGCGACGTACTGGACCGGGCTCGTCATCGGCAGGGTCTACCTCGAGCACCCGCGGCTGGCGACGTatccggcgatggcgtcggagGCTTTTCATAACCTCGCTCTGGAACGCACAAACGGAGACGCAAGAGTCGCGCGGAACTGGCGAACGTGGTCGCGCAGGGCGGTGAAGATCACGCAGTTCGCCACGTTCTACCTGGACACGGTGACGCAGATGATCTACGTGGCGCAGTACTTTGCGCAGCTGGACCTCGGATGGTTCGGAACGGGGGCGGGTCGAGACGAGGGTGACGAGATCCAATCGGATTCTCCAGCTGGACGCCCTCGGCTGTGCCAGTGGGCGTGGGTGCTCGTCGTGTGGGCGGTGTCCGTGCCCGTCATGCAGATACCCACGTTCCACGCGTCGAGGTGGGTCATCGTgccggccgtcgccgtcctggccgtctccgtcgcgctgTTTTTGTACGAggtggcggtggtggtgaAGCCGTGGTCTTGCGAACCCGGCCCTTCCTTTGGCGGCGTCACGCTTCCCTCCGCGATGGTCTCGCTGGGTAACATGGCGTACGCGTACGGCGGGCACGGGGTTTTCCCGGAGTCGTTGCGGGAGATGCGGGAGCCGCACAGGTGGCCGTCGGTGATGCGATGGATGTACGCGGGCTTAGTCCCCGCGTACGTCGTctgcgccgtcgtcgggtaCGCGGGTTACGGGCGATTCGCGCAGGCGAATATAAACCTCAACTTTCCGAAGAACTGGGTCAACGGCGTGTCCATCACGCTGCAGCTGCTGCAGTGCTACTACCTGATATTCTACACGAACGTCGTGCTGGTGCTGATGGTGGAGACTCGGTGGGGGATCGACCCGACGAAGACGTGgcgcccgaggacgtcgctGCCGGTGATCGGGTCGACTTCCCCGGCGGTTGCGAGGATGCTGTTTCGAACCGCGTTCCTCGGCACGcaggtggcgctcgcggagtg GCGCTGA
- a CDS encoding predicted protein, which translates to MSFALASLQGRALASPLHVKRTAPRRGTRAVLVRAAVDPERDVILVSGCRERVAQCCVDQLSKNERSAGVVIKVTLPHDAYVGVKNPLNAMAKDLVFPDKPMIDCLGALDAVECVDESTDLFKGCLKDATGVILASEYAPTLLQTAVDLCDRIKAGAMPKLRRVVVLSHIGVERRDVDPWKFMNRKTMVGTGVIGGKPQPGGAPLDRWVDAEELIKATLESCGGADKSPWSYTIIRVGDLRGNGPTSVTYGDAMLTLVDNAFDVRMQDIEMEEGDAFEGFTKRLSVAVVMNRMLTTQSYRVINRTFSCISTGPVDRERRKGWDVAKGRSPPPIEDKVVDEELQPKEEEENVPAGAPVPT; encoded by the coding sequence ATGTCGTTCGCTTTGGCATCGCTCCAGGGCCGGGCGCTAGCTAGCCCGCTCCATGTGAAGAGGACCGCTCCGCGTCGtgggacccgcgcggtcctcgtccgcgcggcggtggaccccgagcgcgacgtcatcctcgtctCGGGttgccgcgagcgcgtcgctcaGTGCTGCGTCGATCAGCTCAGCAAGAACGAGCGCAGCGCGGGGGTCGTGATCAAGGTGACGCTGCCCCACGACGCCTACGTCGGCGTCAAGAACCCGCTCAACGCCATGGCGAAGGACCTCGTGTTCCCCGACAAACCGATGATCGACTgcctcggcgccctggaCGCGGTCGAGTGCGTCGACGAGTCCACGGATTTGTTCAAGGGTTGCCTGAAGGACGCGACCGGCGTGATCCTCGCGTCGGAGTACGCACCGACGCTGCTCCAGACCGCGGTCGACCTCTGCGACCGCATCAAGGCTGGCGCCATGCCCAAGTTGCGCAGGGTCGTGGTCTTGTCGCACATCGGCGTCGAACGAAGGGACGTGGATCCCTGGAAGTTCATGAATCGAAAGACGATGGTGGGCACCGGCGTGATCGGCGGCAAACCCCAGCCGGGCGGCGCCCCGCTGGACCGAtgggtcgacgccgaggagctcatcaAGGCGACGCTCGAGTCCTGCGGAGGCGCGGACAAGTCCCCGTGGTCTTACACCATAATCAGGGTCGGCGACCTGCGCGGGAACGGCCCAACCTCCGTCACctacggcgacgcgatgctcACACTCGTGGACAACGCCTTCGACGTTCGCATGCAGGACATAgagatggaggagggcgacgcgttcgaggggTTCACCAAGCGcctctccgtcgcggtggtcATGAACCGGATGCTGACGACGCAGTCGTACAGGGTGATCAACAGGACCTTCTCGTGCATCAGCACGGGGCCGGTGGACAGGGAGCGAAGGAAGGGTTGGGACGTGGCGAAagggcggtcgccgccgcccatcgagGACAaggtcgtggacgaggagctccagcccaaggaggaggaggagaacgtccccgcgggcgcaCCCGTGCCCACATGA
- a CDS encoding major facilitator superfamily (multidrug efflux), protein MLAVFLHLLGFTVTGPITPSLVAHFGLHPSQVGYLTSAYPLGMFFALFAWPRLSDAVGRKPILVMSLLGVGVGLVAQAACVTNGWSLATFLGLRVASGAFAGASPVVKAYLADAAAPEQLPSFMAWREAACTLAFIVGPSLGGLMFSANKDLGACIAVTGWASVGAAFIVAVAVKEIGWRRRDGSNEGAGISGSSADESGADVDESEDDAGDGIDPTGASAAAKRAAREQARTEAASAPACPLGRRLYAAVATICVTSFLYNAGQSTFDSFFPVFCAQQRGMGPTQIGATLTALAAVSFSISAAGFAAVNKKLGLTSTTALGLALVAVGLGAIGAAPTAGLTLFAATLYVTGIPLFTPAIPILLMQCVPPNRRGAVMGLDSAVNAVARIATPIALGGVYHASPTAAFAAAGGVVAFACALVLVRRWMVMGPGMKFGGVGSAR, encoded by the coding sequence atGCTCGCGGTgttcctccacctcctcgggTTCACCGTCACCGGACCCATCACCccgtccctcgtcgcccacTTCGGCCTCCACCCGTCCCAGGTGGGATACCTAACCAGCGCGTACCCGCTCGGCATGTTcttcgcgctcttcgcgtgGCCGCGActgagcgacgcggtggggcgTAAACCGATACTGGTCATGTCCCTcctgggcgtcggcgtggggTTGgtcgcgcaggcggcgtgCGTGACCAACGGGTGGTCGTTGGCGACGTTTCTGGGCCTGAGGGTAGCGTCCGGGGCtttcgccggcgcgtcgccggtggtCAAGGCGTatctcgccgacgccgcggcgcccgagcaGCTCCCGTCGTTCATGGCgtggcgcgaggcggcgtgcACGCTGGCGTTCATCGTGGGGCCATCGTTGGGAGGGTTGATGTTCAGCGCGAATAAGGACCTGGGCGCGTGCATCGCGGTGACGGGGTGGGCGAGCGTGGGCGCCGCattcatcgtcgccgtcgcggtgaaGGAGATTGGTTGGCGGCGAAGAGACGGGTCGAACGAAGGTGCGGGGATTTCGGGTAGCTCGGCGGACGAATCCGGTGCTGACGTGGACGAATCGgaagacgacgccggggacgggatCGACCCGAccggcgccagcgccgccgccaagcgcgcggcgagggagcaGGCGCGaaccgaggcggcgtccgcccccgcgtgTCCCTTGGGCCGAAGGCTttacgccgcggtggcgaccaTCTGCGTCACCTCTTTCCTGTACAACGCGGGACAGAGCACGTTCGACTCGTTCTTCCCGGTGTTCTGCGCGCAGCAACGCGGGATGGGTCCGACGCAgatcggcgcgacgctcacCGCGTTGGCCGCGGTGTCCTTTtcgatctccgcggcgggattcgcggcggtgaacaaGAAGCTAGGGTTGacgtccaccaccgcgctcgggctggcgctcgtggcggtgggcctcggcgcgatcggcgcggcgcccaccgcggggcTCACGctgttcgcggcgacgctgtaCGTCACGGGGATCCCGCTGTTCACCCCGGCGATTCCCATCCTGCTGATGCAGTGCGTGCCCCCCAAcagacgcggcgcggtgatggGTCTGGActcggcggtgaacgcggtggctcgcatcgcgacgcccatcgcgctcggcggggtGTAtcacgcgtcgccgacggcggcgttcgcggcggcgggtggggtgGTGGCGTTCGCGTGCGCGCTGGTGCTGGTCCGAAGGTGGATGGTGATGGGTCCTGGGATGAAATTCGGAGGCGTCGGGTCCGCTCGATGA
- a CDS encoding predicted protein — protein MGPRPGWCFKADRHGLGYYRDPVQERREPEVPHHRATRNADRDKPSPLYHAGEETEEPTYGHHHRGGRSATHHGGDGSQNRGNSIGTRPVVRQSKLFRRHESGNAMKDILGNGGAMKWDENRMQGGYSGATYDHEAHNDALLRQHEQASILREVLSEVRGGQR, from the coding sequence ATGGGGCCCCGCCCTGGCTGGTGCTTCAAAGCCGATCGCCACGGTTTGGGGTACTACAGGGATCCCGTTCAGGAGAGGCGAGAGCCGGAGGTACCGCACCACAGGGCGACGAGAAACGCAGACAGGGACAAGCCATCGCCGCTCTAtcacgccggcgaggaaACCGAGGAACCAACCTACGggcaccaccaccgcggcgggcgtagcgcgacgcaccacggcggcgatggctcACAGAACCGCGGTAACTCCATCGGGACGAGGCCGGTCGTCAGGCAGAGCAAGCTCTTCAGAAGGCACGAGAGCGGCAACGCCATGAAGGACATCCtgggcaacggcggcgcgatgaagtGGGACGAGAATCGCATGCAGGGGGGCTACTCCGGCGCGACGTACGATCACGAGGCGCACAACGACGCGCTTTTGAGGCAGCACGAGCAGGCTTCCATTCTCAGAGAGGTGCTCAgcgaggttcgcggcgggcaaCGATGA
- a CDS encoding predicted protein — protein sequence MRPMANGAGGSKGGDAGPAPVVDSANDPMAISETWRRFMDAHVAGVGIGTMDDSREWASTALTRLREEEDENRRRMDAVVTPDGRDANGEIVFPVKKDNSFVDLLAVAKDDEAARCAVLLALALEAAETEARVAWNKLRAELRWKEPFAPAEKSAALESAHSLDSAGDDNGVGGRRLGRRASGVADLDDIIIESPGEFLEQRRNSVAGWDAGAGVGRGGAWLLEPLRDRWEARRVLEWSPWVMSEASVGASGELAILSGGGDGDAEGGVAEGGVAEGAPAAAADEGAVVGLRGAKEEAARRRAAMTEEPNYVVESVPTQRAFDWTSLVPAASVPQVSVQEVISVDAGDDLSSPSSAPGSPKGPGLEDPGSPTSKSIHSVTSDASTINIDALTDLRYGEHMVFLVHGYAGSLQDLRLLRAHLQVACPNVHTRVSAANHERTGVDSIEAMGARLAEEVAETMEDLESGALVPRGGGREPRSPAAAAATTAARFGAPPRVSFAAHSVGVLIVRAALTHPAMEPYLSRLHLFLSMSGPHLGYAGGDRVGADGMDKKSRRFIGKSAAFQLGLCCTRAINPKAKCLSEITFRDAGKIEDCYLYRLAHHKNGLALFRHVVLVSSPQDKYVQRHSARLQLEGFRIREGSRRARATMEMARAILAPVLEKAISRERGEAGSSGRDGVERESGARLTSLSRVDVHFAKVGGGVDFNQLIGRKAHIDFLETDEYVRFLIWKLRRAFL from the coding sequence ATGCGGCCGATGGCGAAtggcgcggggggttcgaAAGGTGGGGACGCCgggcccgcgcccgtggtcGATTCCGCGAATGACCCGATGGCGATTTCGGAGACGTGGCGGCGTTTCATGGacgcccacgtcgccggtgtcggCATCGGCACCATGGACGACTCCCGCGAGtgggcgtccaccgcgctcacgcggttgagggaggaggaggacgagaacAGAAGGcggatggacgcggtggtCACCCCggacggccgcgacgccaacGGGGAAATCGTCTTCCCCGTCAAGAAGGATAACTCGTTCGTCGATTTATTAGCCGTGGCGAAGGACGATGAGGCCGCCCGGTGCGCGGTGCTGCTGGCGttggcgctggaggcggcggagacggaggcgcgggtcgcgTGGAACAAGCTGCGAGCAGAGCTGCGTTGGAAGGAACCCTTTGCGCCGGCTGAAAaatccgccgccctcgagtCCGCGCACTCGTTGGATTCCGCGGGAGACGACAACGGCGTGGGGGGCAGGAGGCTCGGAAGGCGAgcctcgggcgtcgcggacctcgacgacatCATAATCGAATCCCCCGGGGAGTTCCTCGAGCAGCGAAGGAACAGCGTCGCCGGGtgggacgccggcgcgggcgtcggccggggcggcgctTGGCTCTTGGAGCCCCTTCGCGACCGATgggaggcgcgccgcgtcctcgagtGGAGTCCTTGGGTGATGTCCGAGGCGTCCGTCGGCGCCTCCGGGGAACTCGCCATactctccggcggcggcgacggggacgccgaaggtggcgtcgccgaagggggcgtcgccgagggggcgcccgccgccgccgccgatgaaggcgccgtcgtcggactcagaggcgcgaaggaggaggcggcgaggaggcgcgccgcgatgacaGAGGAGCCCAACTACGTCGTCGAGTCGGTGCCGAcgcagcgcgcgttcgactgGACGAGCTTggtcccggcggcgtccgtgcCGCAGGTGTCTGTCCAGGAGGTCAtctccgtcgacgccggggacgatttgtcatcgccgtcgagcgcgccggggtcGCCAAAGGGACCCGGGTTGGAAGACCCCGGATCTCCCACGTCGAAATCGATTCATTCGGTAacctccgacgcgtccacgatcAATATCGACGCGCTGACGGACCTGCGCTACGGCGAGCACATGGTGTTTTTGGTGCACGGATACGCGGGATCGCTCCAGGATCTGAGGCTCCTGAGGGCGCACCTGCAGGTGGCGTGTCCCAACGTGCACACGCgggtctccgccgcgaaccaCGAGCGCACGGGCGTCGACTCCATAgaggcgatgggcgcgaggctcgcggaggaggtggcggagaCGATGGAGGACCTGGAGTCGGGCGCGTTGGTGCCCAGGGGGGGCGGGAGGGAGCCCaggtcgcccgcggcggcggcggcgacgacggcggcgaggttcggaGCCCCGCCGAGGGTatccttcgccgcgcactCCGTCGGCGTTCtcatcgtccgcgcggcgctgacgcacCCGGCGATGGAGCCGTATCTGTCCCGGCTGCACCTATTTTTGTCGATGTCGGGCCCGCACCTCGGgtacgcgggcggcgacagGGTCGGCGCGGATGGAATGGACAAGAAGAGCCGAAGGTTCATCGGGAAATCCGCCGCGTTTCAGCTCGGCCTCTGCTGCACCCGCGCCATCAACCCCAAGGCTAAGTGCCTGTCCGAAATCACCtttcgcgacgcggggaagATCGAGGACTGCTACCTGTACAGACTGGCGCACCATAAGAACGGATTGGCGCTGTTCAGGCACGTCGTGTTGGTGTCCAGTCCGCAGGACAAGTACGTCCAGAGGCACAGCGCGCGGCTACAGCTGGAGGGGTTCAGGATCAGAGAGGGTTcgagaagggcgcgggcgacgatggaGATGGCTCGCGCGATTCTCGCCCCCGTGCTGGAGAAAGCGATTTCGCGGGAGAGGGGAGAGGCGGGGTCGAGCGGGAGGGACGGCGTGGAGAGGGAGAGCGGGGCGAGGCTGACGTCGCtgtcgcgcgtcgacgtccactTCGCGAaagtgggcggcggcgtcgacttcAACCAGCTCATCGGACGCAAGGCGCACATAGACTTTCTGGAGACTGACGAGTACGTCAGGTTCTTGATCTGGAAGCTGCGGCGAGCGTTCCTGTAA